From one Solanum stenotomum isolate F172 chromosome 12, ASM1918654v1, whole genome shotgun sequence genomic stretch:
- the LOC125848074 gene encoding dehydration-responsive element-binding protein 2F-like, translating to MGFQVRKRRSSERVMQIPRHLTKNMGQKVAKIRKPKKRSRLWLGSFATAEEAAMAYDEAARRLYGPDAYLNLPHMRANFNPLNKSQKFKWFSSSNNFVSSVFLNSTGMLNLSAQPNVHIIYQRLQGNRGSTIIFKFINQ from the coding sequence ATGGGCTTTCAAGTGAGGAAAAGGAGGTCCTCGGAACGCGTTATGCAAATACCGAGGCATTTGACAAAGAACATGGGGCAAAAGGTGGCCAAAATTAGAAAGCCAAAGAAGAGAAGTAGGCTTTGGTTAGGATCTTTTGCTACAGCAGAAGAAGCTGCTATGGCTTATGATGAAGCAGCTAGGAGATTATATGGACCAGATGCTTACCTAAATTTACCCCACATGAGAGCTAATTTCAATCCATTGAACAAATCACAAAAGTTCAAATGGTTCTCTTCCAGCAACAACTTTGTTTCATCAGTATTCCTTAATAGCACTGGCATGCTAAACTTAAGTGCTCAGCCTAATGTTCATATAATTTACCAAAGACTTCAAGGGAACAGAGGAAGCACCATCATTTTCAAGTTCATCAATCAGTGA
- the LOC125848240 gene encoding transcription repressor OFP7-like produces the protein MGKSFKVRFSRVIASFNSCRSKDTSSLPQNPNFFPHKLTSTKHISPDFPHIDQNHRNYVPESMMISVGCRSEFKWEKEEKFHVVSSSFVSEEEEECEEEINLALRPPLTPPRFSRIVVEKKKKQQVKKTKTKSRIIRMSTSSADEYSGILSGTTDWDNNEEETETLVSSSRSCFDFSSDDSSTDFNPQLETICETTTMRRRHKRNATTKRRLNHSRPSFSSSKGRRSSVSTSSESELPARLSVFKKLIPCSVDGKVKESFAIVKKSQDPYEDFKRSMMEMILENEMFEKNELEQLLQCFLSLNGKHYHGVIVEAFSDIWKTLFLGNNDNDNDRVRRMSIHDPHPPTVGRRRTSL, from the exons ATGGGAAAAAGTTTCAAGGTTCGGTTCTCCAGAGTTATTGCTTCTTTCAATTCCTGCCGTTCCAAAGACACTTCGTCTCTTCCCCAAAATCCTAATTTCTTCCCACATAAGCTCACTAGTACAAAACATATTTCCCCCGATTTCCCTCATATTGATCAAAATCACCGTAATTACGTGCCGGAATCCATGATGATCTCTGTTGGCTGTAGATCGGAATTCAAGtgggagaaagaagagaagtttCACGTGGTTTCTAGTTCTTTTGtgtctgaagaagaagaagaatgtgaAGAGGAGATCAATTTGGCCTTGCGACCTCCTCTTACTCCTCCGCGATTCAGTAGAATTGTtgttgagaagaagaagaaacagcAAGTTAAAAAAACGAAAACAAAAAGTAGAATAATCCGTATGAGTACTTCCTCAGCTGATGAGTACAGCGGGATTTTAAGCGGTACTACTGATTGGGATAATAATgaagaggaaactgaaactttAGTTTCATCTTCCAGAAGCTGTTTCGATTTCTCAAGCGATGACTCATCTACTGATTTCAACCCTCAGTTAGAAACCATATGTGAGACCACTACAATGAGGCGCCGTCACAAGAGAAACGCTACCACCAAGAGGAGACTCAACCATTCTAGACCAAGTTTTTCCTCTTCAAAAG GTAGAAGATCGTCAGTTTCTACATCATCAGAAAGCGAGTTACCAGCAAGGTTATCGGTATTCAAGAAGCTGATACCGTGTAGTGTGGATGGGAAAGTGAAGGAGAGTTTCGCGATAGTGAAGAAATCTCAGGACCCGTACGAAGATTTCAAGAGATCAATGATGGAAATGATTTTAGAAAATGAAATGTTTGAGAAGAATGAGCTAGAGCAGCTTTTACAATGTTTTCTGTCGTTGAACGGAAAGCATTATCATGGAGTGATCGTTGAGGCATTCTCCGACATTTGGAAGACTTTGTTTTTAGgtaataatgataatgataatgatagaGTAAGGAGGATGTCAATTCATGATCCCCACCCACCTACTGTAGGTAGAAGAAGAACCTCCCTTTGA
- the LOC125849046 gene encoding pentatricopeptide repeat-containing protein At4g36680, mitochondrial: protein MSSSIALRQARHLTTTAAAVAAASSTSTISISKAKSKLKAEHDPDKALEIYSSVSDRYVSPLSSRYAQEFTVKRLAKSHRFSDIENFLESHKNSPKINQEPFLSSIIRSYGVAGMFDHALKIYHQMDDLGTPRSAISFNVLLSACVRSKLYDRVPQLFDEIPVKYGFLPDKVSYGILIRSYCEMGSPEMAMERLKEMEEKGVEITTVTFTTILHSFYKKGKSDEAEKVWNEMVNRGCGPDVGAYNVKIMNIQGGDPEGVKALIEEMTDAGLKPDTISYNYLMTCYCRNELMDEAQKVYDDLEKNRCNPNAATFKTLIFYLCKKGRFETGYKVFKESVKVQKIPDFNTLKYLVEGLVKKSKLKDAKGMSRTVKKKFPPNLVKDWTKLEEELGLAKAEAPDNRVQ, encoded by the coding sequence ATGTCTTCTTCCATCGCTTTGCGCCAGGCACGCCACCTCACAACCACCGCCGCTGCCGTTGCCGCCGCCTCTTCAACTTCCACCATCTCTATCTCCAAAGCAAAATCAAAGCTCAAAGCCGAGCACGACCCTGATAAAGCGTTAGAGATTTACTCCTCCGTTTCTGATCGTTACGTTTCCCCTCTGTCCTCCCGCTATGCACAAGAATTCACAGTCAAGCGCCTCGCTAAGTCACACCGTTTCTCCGACATCGAAAATTTCCTCGAATCTCACAAGAATAGCCCCAAAATTAACCAAGAGCCTTTTCTTTCATCCATAATCCGTTCATATGGAGTCGCCGGCATGTTTGATCACGCACTCAAAATTTATCATCAGATGGATGATTTAGGCACCCCCAGATCAGCTATTTCCTTCAATGTGCTTTTATCAGCTTGTGTGCGCTCAAAACTGTATGATCGTGTCCCTCAGCTGTTTGATGAAATTCCAGTGAAGTATGGATTTTTACCTGATAAAGTGTCGTACGGTATACTGATTAGGTCATATTGTGAAATGGGGTCGCCGGAAATGGCAATGGAGAGACTCAAGGAGATGGAGGAGAAAGGTGTGGAGATCACAACTGTTACTTTCACTACTATACTACATTCATTCTACAAGAAAGGGAAGAGTGATGAGGCGGAGAAGGTATGGAACGAGATGGTGAACAGAGGGTGTGGTCCAGATGTTGGTGCATACAATGTGAAGATTATGAACATTCAGGGTGGTGATCCGGAGGGGGTGAAAGCCTTAATTGAGGAAATGACCGATGCTGGATTAAAACCTGATACAATTAGCTACAATTACTTGATGACTTGTTATTGTAGGAATGAATTGATGGACGAGGCACAGAAGGTTTATGATGATCTGGAGAAAAACAGGTGCAATCCAAATGCTGCAACTTTTAAGACTTTAATCTTTTATTTGTGTAAGAAGGGAAGGTTTGAGACGGGTTATAAGGTGTTCAAGGAGAGTGTGAAAGTTCAAAAGATCCCAGATTTCAATACACTCAAGTATTTGGTGGAAGGGTTGGTGAAGAAATCAAAGTTGAAAGATGCAAAAGGGATGAGTAGGACTGTGAAGAAGAAGTTCCCTCCTAACTTGGTAAAAGATTGGACCAAGCTAGAGGAGGAGCTTGGTTTGGCTAAAGCTGAAGCCCCAGATAATAGAGTCCAATAA
- the LOC125848073 gene encoding adenylosuccinate synthetase, chloroplastic produces MNISTLRLDSNPITTATATHRNGILGCNGTYSCRFNQFRQRKKTPSVIVCSTKPLASVVDHQGVNESGMSRIESLSQVSGVLGCQWGDEGKGKLVDILAKHFDIVARCQGGANAGHTIYNSEGKKFALHLVPSGILNEETLCVIGNGVVVHLPGLFKEIDGLEANGVSCQGRILVSDRAHLLFDFHQEIDGLREAELAKSFIGTTKRGIGPCYSSKVIRNGLRVSDLRHMDTFPQKLDLLLSDAAARFPGFKYGPDMLREEVERYKKFAERLEPFVADTVHFMNDAISQKKKILVEGGQATMLDIDFGTYPFVTSSSPSAGGICTGLGIAPRVVGDLVGVVKAYTTRVGSGPFPTEIMGKGGDLLRFAGQEFGTTTGRPRRCGWLDIVALRFCCQINGFASLNLTKLDVLSDLPEIQLGVTYRHPDGSALNSFPSDLRLLEQIKVEYEVLPGWKSDISSIRKYIDLPKAAREYVERIEELVGVPIHYIGIGPGRDALIYK; encoded by the exons ATGAACATCTCAACTCTAAGGCTCGATTCCAATCCAATCACCACGGCAACGGCGACTCACCGGAATGGGATCCTCGGTTGCAATGGGACCTATAGTTGTAGGTTCAATCAGTTCCGGCAGAGGAAGAAGACTCCTTCAGTTATCGTTTGTTCGACAAAGCCGCTTGCCTCGGTAGTCGACCATCAAGGGGTTAATGAGTCAGGGATGAGTCGAATTGAGTCACTCAGTCAGGTATCCGGCGTGTTGGGTTGCCAATGGGGAGATGAAGGAAAGGGAAAGCTCGTTGATATACTGGCTAAGCATTTCGACATTGTTGCTCGTTGTCAG GGTGGAGCCAATGCTGGGCACACTATTTACAATTCTGAGGGGAAGAAGTTTGCTCTGCACCTTGTCCCTTCTGGGATTCTCAACGAGGAAACTCTATGTGTTATTGGTAATGGAGTTGTGGTGCATCTACCGGGactttttaaagaaattgaTGGTCTTGAAGCTAATGGAGTCTCTTGCCAAGGAAGGATCTTGGTATCTGATCGTGCACACTTGTTATTTGATTTTCACCAAGAAATAGATGGGCTTAGAGAAGCTGAGCTAGCTAAATCCTTTATTGGAACCACCAAGAGAGGCATTGGGCCATGCTATTCAAGCAAGGTTATTAGAAATGGCTTAAGAGTAAGTGATTTAAGGCATATGGACACATTCCCCCAAAAGCTTGATCTTTTATTATCAGATGCCGCCGCAAGATTCCCAGGCTTTAAGTATGGTCCTGACATGCTCAGGGAAGAAGTGGAACGCTATAAGAAATTTGCTGAGAGGTTGGAACCCTTTGTTGCAGATACTGTGCACTTCATGAATGATGCTATATCTCAGAAAAAGAAGATTTTGGTGGAAGGTGGTCAGGCAACAATGTTGGATATCGATTTTGGAACATACCCTTTTGTGACTTCATCCAGTCCATCAGCTGGTGGAATCTGCACAGGTCTTGGCATTGCTCCCAGAGTTGTTGGTGATCTTGTTGGTGTG GTTAAGGCATATACCACAAGAGTTGGTTCTGGTCCTTTTCCAACAGAAATCATGGGCAAAGGTGGTGACCTTCTTCGTTTTGCTGGGCAGGAGTTTGGCACAACTACTGGACGTCCGCGTCGCTGTGGTTGGCTAGACATAGTTGCACTGAGATTCTGCTGTCAAATAAATGGATTTGCTTCTCTTAACCTAACAAAACTAGATGTGCTGTCAGATCTACCAGAAATTCAATTGGGTGTTACTTACAGGCATCCCGATGGCTCAGCATTAAATTCTTTTCCCTCTGATCTTCGTCTTCTTGAGCAAATAAAA GTGGAGTATGAAGTTTTGCCTGGGTGGAAGAGTGATATTTCTTCCATCAGGAAGTATATTGACTTGCCTAAGGCTGCACGTGAGTATGTAGAAAGGATAGAGGAGCTTGTTGGGGTCCCTATCCATTACATTGGTATAGGACCTGGTCGCGATGCCCTTATCTACAAgtga
- the LOC125849047 gene encoding outer envelope pore protein 24, chloroplastic-like → MISTTIRGRYEGGVREAVTTVTVHGGAVKLNGNVTEATFVNGSSLEGLSFSLEKPGSFLIDFDVPKQDVRFQFMNKMRVMEKPLNFTYTHWRGDNRTVVDGTLAIDSSNKLSANYGFDSGNCKLGYSYVHKGLTTFEPSYDFAKNSWDVSLSQRVDEDNVVKASYQSASKVLGLEWCKNPSSSGGFKISASVNLAEESKFPTLSVDSRLHVEL, encoded by the exons ATGATAAGCACTACTATCAGAGGACGTTATGAAGGCGGCGTAAGGGAGGCCGTTACCACCGTCACTGTTCACGGCGGCGCCGTTAAGTTAAATGGTAACGTGACTGAGGCCACCTTCGTCAATGGCTCCTCCTTAGAAGGTCTTTCTTTCTCCCTAGAAAAACCTGGCTCTTTCCTTATCGACTTTGACGTCCCCAAACAG GATGTGCGTTTCCAATTTATGAATAAGATGAGGGTAATGGAGAAGCCTTTGAACTTTACCTATACTCATTGGAGGGGAGACAACAGAACGGTAGTGGATGGGACACTGGCGATTGACTCATCTAACAAGTTATCAGCCAATTATGGGTTTGATTCTGGTAACTGCAAGTTAGGGTATAGTTATGTGCACAAAGGCTTGACTACCTTCGAGCCAAGCTATGATTTTGCCAAAAATTCGTGGGATGTTTCTTTGTCACAGCGGGTGGACGAGGACAATGTGGTCAAGGCTTCATATCAAAGTGCAAGCAAGGTTTTGGGGCTGGAATGGTGTAAGAATCCAAGTTCAAGTGGAGGATTTAAG ATCTCTGCGTCTGTGAATTTGGCAGAAGAATCAAAGTTTCCAACATTAAGTGTTGATAGTAGGTTGCATGTTGAACTGTAG
- the LOC125848342 gene encoding uncharacterized protein LOC125848342 yields MPSVKPLATAGGALRARVCSGLRTRGGHGPNPFTTAGHQDRPNGYLFNRVPPPPGQSRKWEDWELPCYITSFFTIVILGVGLNAKPDLTLETWAHQEALKRLELESADAE; encoded by the coding sequence ATGCCGTCCGTGAAACCCTTAGCGACCGCCGGCGGCGCGCTACGAGCCCGTGTTTGTTCGGGCCTCCGCACCAGAGGAGGACACGGGCCAAATCCATTCACAACTGCGGGCCACCAGGATCGACCTAACGGATACTTATTCAACCGTGTTCCACCACCGCCTGGACAGTCCCGAAAATGGGAGGATTGGGAACTCCCTTGCTACATCACCAGCTTCTTCACCATCGTCATCCTCGGTGTGGGACTCAATGCCAAGCCCGATCTCACCCTTGAAACTTGGGCCCACCAAGAAGCCCTAAAACGCCTCGAACTTGAATCCGCTGATGCGGAATAA